Below is a genomic region from Salinirussus salinus.
CCCCGTCGACGAGCGGCAGTCCCTCCGCGCCGACCGGGGTCGTCACGACCGGCACCCCGCTGGCGAGGTACTCCAGGATCTTGAGGTTCGTGCCCGACCCCGAGAGCATCGGGGCGACGGCGACGTCCGCGGCGGCGACGTGACCCGGCAGGTCGTCGATGATCCCCGTGCAGACCACGCCGGGCGGCGTCGAGTCGGGCGCTCCCGCCCCGACGAGCATGAGCGTCGCGGACTCGAACTCGCGTCTGACCGCCGGGAAGACCTCCTCGACCAGAAGCTCCACCACCTCCGCGTTCTGCGCGCTCCCGAGGTTACCGTGGAAGACGAGCACCGGCTCGGTGAGGTCGTGCCGGTCCCGGACCGCGTCGGCCCGGGAGGCGTTCGACGGCGCGAACCGGTCGACGTCGACACCGTTCGGCGCGACCGCGAGGCTGACGTCGTCGTCGAGGTGTGGGGCCAGCGTGTCCCGGTCGGTCTCCGAAACCGTGAGAACGGCGTCTGCGCGGTTACAGGCGGCGAACTCGTAGCGCCGGAGCAGGCGCCAGAGCGGAATGTCGAGACGCTGAGCGAACTTGTACTCGATGTTGTGCTCGCTGAGAACGAGCCGGCAGTCCAGCCCGCGGGAGGCCGCAACTGCCAGCGGGACGAGATACGGGAGTTCGACGACGACCACGTCCGGGTCGTACTCCCGGAAGTGCGACCGGAGCTGTGGGTAGAGCCAGGGGTGCAGGTGGTACACCCCTTTCAGCGGCGAGTAGCTCGGCACCAGCCGTTCGAGGGTATCGACGACGCGGGACTGGAGTCCCACCCTGTCGAACGGCTGCGCGTCGGGCACTCGACCGGACTCGGCCTTCTGTTGCTGTCGTTTCTCGTGTGGGTAGTAGACCGTTACGCGGTGACGCTCGCCGAGATACCGACAGGTCTGGTACGTCCGCTCGAGGAGGCCAGTGTAGACCGGGACCGGGCTACGGAGCGAGACCACTGCGATACGCATCGGTCGACGTTGCCGTGTTGCCGGCATTAGTGTACGGTGCATACCGGCCCGGTAGGCTCTGACTTCGGTCGCTCGGTAGCCACTCTTTTCGGCAGTCGTCGCCGGCGGCTCTGCGGGGCCGAACGACGGCACACGTTCGGGGGTCCGCCGTCGTGGCACGTGCCCGGAAACCGGACGCGGGCCGGTTTCGGGCGGCTTACCCGCGCCCGGCCGTTCCGTGACGGCGCCTCGAGCGAGCGACCGACCGCGTAGGGAGCGTAAACTCAAGACGGTCTCCCCCCAATGGGAGGCCGTGTCAGAGCCCAACGAGTCCTCCAACACCCGGCGGAGCCGCCGGGCTCTGCTGAAATCCGCCGGAGTCGCGGCGGTCCTCCTCGCGGGATGTGGTGAGCGTTCTCCTCCGGACCCTGAACAGCCGACACCACAGCCCACGACGGACCCCGCCGACCGGCCCACCGGGAGCCCGGACGACGGCACTCGGACCACCACGGAGCCGGGGACGGAGCGGACGACGGACGACGACGGGGCGGGAGCGATGGGTGCCGAGTACGTCTACGCCGGGTCCGACCAGCTCGAGTCGGTCTCCCGGAGGGTCAGGGACGGGGAAGACCCGTGGGATTCGGCGTACTCCCGGCTGATGACGGACGCGGAACGGGCGCTGAACATGGCGCCGCGGAGCGTGGTCGACGACGGCGCCCCGGGGTGGGAGAACCCCAACCGGTTCGGGGCCGACGAGGACAGACACGACTTCCAGGTCGCCATGGACATGACGACCGTCGTCAGGGACGCGGCACTCGCCTACCGGTTCACGGGCGAGGACAGGTACGCGGAGGCGGCCATCGACCACCTCGACCACTGGTGTCTCGACCCGGAGACGCGGATGGTCCCGAACGCGAACATCGCAGACAACGGCACGTCCATCGAGCTGCTGGTCACGGTCCCGAAGCTGTGGTACGGGGCGTCACTCGTGGGGGGACACCCCTACTGGACCGATGGGGGCGACCGGGACCGCGAAGCGGCCTTCCGCGAGTGGGTCCGGACGTTCGTCGCTTCGCTGCCCGACCCGGGGTACTACCAGTCGAACAACCAGTGGGCGTGGCGGATCGCGACCATCGCCAGCGCCGGGAGCTACCTCGGGGACGGAGCGATGCTCGACCGCGCGTTCTGTATGTGGCGCGGGGAGTGTGAAACGGCGGCACACGGGAAGGACAAGCCGCGCCCGTGGGTCCAGTACCGCAAGCGTGGGGAGGGACGTGGCTGTCTGAAGCAGGAGCTGAAACGCGAGGACGGCCTCTCCTATCACACGTACGGCGTCAAAGCGCTGACGATGACAGCAGAGATCGCCCGCCATCACGGTGTCGACCTCTACGGGTACAACGCCCCGACAGACCCGGGAGACGGGTCGACCCTCAAGAAGCTGTTCGACTTCATGGCCCCGTACCTGCAGTCGCCGTCGGAGTGGGAGTGGGGAACCGGCTCGAACGGGATAGACAGCACCCAGAAGGAGAACTACGCCTCCCTCTTCGAGCTGGCCTACTCCCGCTGGGAGGAAGAGGCCTACCGGGAGGTGGTCGGGACGGTCGGCCGCCCCGCCTACGACCTCTGGATTCTGGGGTGGACGACACTCACGCACGGCAACCTCTTCGAGCTGTGAGAGCGGGCTCGTGGACCTCCCGGCCGTCCCCTCGCGGCCGGGTCACCGCCCTGTCGACGGGAGCTGTCGGTTCACCCAGTTGGCCGCTTTCCATCCGGGCTTTCCGAAACAGGCCGCGAGCACCTTGCTGGACGACCGAAGCTTCCCGTCGGGAGTGTGGTAGAGGTGTCGCAGCAGGGCCCGGATCGCGGCGACCGACCACCCCTCTTTCCGCAGGAGGAGCGCACCCTCGGTCTCGTAGGTGTGGGCGAGTGCCGATGCCCGGACCCGGTCCGGGTGGGCGTCGTAGAGGTGGTCGTACTCCGCGATGATCTCCTTCCGACACGCCACGGCCGCCGAGGAGGAACCGAGCCCGTCGGTGTCGATACGCTTGTAGAGCAGCGGCGCGTCGACGAACTCGAAGGCCGTCTCGCGGGCGAGCTGTATCATGACCTCGAGGTCGTTCGCCGCCGCCCGGTCGGGGAGCGGGAGGATGGTCTCGAGCACGTCCCGCCGGAGGAGCATCGTCGACGTCATACACGGCCACATCTCGAACGCCAGCGCGGTCTCGAGGACTTCTCCTCGGACCTCCGGGGAGGGACAGTCCACGCGGTCCCCTTTCTTCTCCAGACCGGTGTAGACGACACCGACCCCCTCGGTACGCTCCATCACCTCGACCTGGCGTTCGACCTTCGGTTCGTACATCAGGTC
It encodes:
- a CDS encoding glycosyltransferase family 4 protein, with amino-acid sequence MRIAVVSLRSPVPVYTGLLERTYQTCRYLGERHRVTVYYPHEKRQQQKAESGRVPDAQPFDRVGLQSRVVDTLERLVPSYSPLKGVYHLHPWLYPQLRSHFREYDPDVVVVELPYLVPLAVAASRGLDCRLVLSEHNIEYKFAQRLDIPLWRLLRRYEFAACNRADAVLTVSETDRDTLAPHLDDDVSLAVAPNGVDVDRFAPSNASRADAVRDRHDLTEPVLVFHGNLGSAQNAEVVELLVEEVFPAVRREFESATLMLVGAGAPDSTPPGVVCTGIIDDLPGHVAAADVAVAPMLSGSGTNLKILEYLASGVPVVTTPVGAEGLPLVDGETALVSPPGDAAAETVRTLREADLRERLSENGRDLAVSEFSWGATLASYDAAIGGQTRA
- a CDS encoding alginate lyase family protein, with protein sequence MSEPNESSNTRRSRRALLKSAGVAAVLLAGCGERSPPDPEQPTPQPTTDPADRPTGSPDDGTRTTTEPGTERTTDDDGAGAMGAEYVYAGSDQLESVSRRVRDGEDPWDSAYSRLMTDAERALNMAPRSVVDDGAPGWENPNRFGADEDRHDFQVAMDMTTVVRDAALAYRFTGEDRYAEAAIDHLDHWCLDPETRMVPNANIADNGTSIELLVTVPKLWYGASLVGGHPYWTDGGDRDREAAFREWVRTFVASLPDPGYYQSNNQWAWRIATIASAGSYLGDGAMLDRAFCMWRGECETAAHGKDKPRPWVQYRKRGEGRGCLKQELKREDGLSYHTYGVKALTMTAEIARHHGVDLYGYNAPTDPGDGSTLKKLFDFMAPYLQSPSEWEWGTGSNGIDSTQKENYASLFELAYSRWEEEAYREVVGTVGRPAYDLWILGWTTLTHGNLFEL
- a CDS encoding glycosyltransferase family 2 protein, which translates into the protein MTATTGSPMVSVVVPTYYRNDLLADTLESVRGQSYDPVETVVVDDSGEGHAAPVVDSFEDVRYIELDANRGANRARTVGAEAARGEFVHFLDDDDLMYEPKVERQVEVMERTEGVGVVYTGLEKKGDRVDCPSPEVRGEVLETALAFEMWPCMTSTMLLRRDVLETILPLPDRAAANDLEVMIQLARETAFEFVDAPLLYKRIDTDGLGSSSAAVACRKEIIAEYDHLYDAHPDRVRASALAHTYETEGALLLRKEGWSVAAIRALLRHLYHTPDGKLRSSSKVLAACFGKPGWKAANWVNRQLPSTGR